One Desulfovibrio sp. genomic region harbors:
- a CDS encoding MCP four helix bundle domain-containing protein, whose protein sequence is MGNIKIGIRLIVAFIIVAILAGVVGLIGYSGLRDTEKSLNSVAKVYLPSIEALAQIRFNMRNVITAQRTLLIPGLPKEERAGQYANIDTARKLYREGFERYETMPQSPEDAAVWKVFKGYNEQATAANSKGFTLIKEWESDPGNQAKYDAALDSVVKGLDINRKQFAELGKIIQNNKKNSDAEKEQADLKVAANVRNMTIVASITPIIAFILGILLTRSISRPLGKVVVFSDSVASGKLGEKLEVSQKDEIGQVADSLRVMVANLNEKIAEANEKTRIAAEESEKARIATQEAEAAKEQAERAKAEGMLHAANQLEGVVEIVTSASEELSAQIEQSSRGSEEQSRRVDETATAMEEMNATVLEVAKSASHAAHTADEAKAKAEDGSRVVGQVVKGIEDVQYQSQEMKADMGTLGKQAEGIGQIMNVISDIADQTNLLALNAAIEAARAGEAGRGFAVVADEVRKLAEKTMTATKEVGDAIRGIQDGTKKNIENVERSARTIEEATGLAVKSGESLMEIVRLVESTSDQVRSIATASEQQSSASEEINHSIEDVSRISSETSDAMRQSAQAVGELANQAQILKNLIENMQAEGGGQKALS, encoded by the coding sequence ATGGGAAACATCAAGATCGGCATCCGTTTGATCGTCGCTTTTATCATTGTGGCCATATTGGCCGGAGTGGTCGGCCTCATCGGCTATTCAGGATTACGCGACACTGAAAAATCGTTGAATAGCGTAGCGAAGGTTTATCTCCCCAGCATCGAAGCCTTGGCCCAGATCAGGTTCAACATGCGAAACGTCATCACGGCGCAGCGTACCCTGCTCATCCCGGGTCTGCCCAAGGAAGAACGGGCCGGGCAATACGCCAACATAGATACCGCTCGCAAGCTCTACAGGGAGGGGTTCGAGCGCTACGAGACCATGCCGCAGTCCCCGGAGGACGCGGCCGTATGGAAGGTGTTCAAAGGGTATAATGAGCAGGCGACGGCCGCCAATTCCAAGGGCTTCACCCTTATCAAGGAATGGGAGAGCGACCCCGGCAACCAGGCCAAGTACGACGCAGCCCTGGACAGCGTGGTCAAGGGGCTCGACATCAACAGAAAGCAGTTCGCGGAACTGGGGAAGATAATCCAGAACAACAAGAAGAATTCCGACGCGGAGAAGGAGCAGGCCGACCTGAAGGTCGCGGCCAACGTCCGCAACATGACCATCGTGGCATCCATCACGCCCATCATCGCCTTCATCCTGGGCATCCTGCTGACGCGCTCCATCTCCAGGCCGCTGGGCAAGGTGGTGGTCTTCTCGGATTCCGTGGCCTCGGGCAAGCTCGGGGAAAAGCTCGAAGTTTCGCAAAAGGACGAGATCGGGCAAGTGGCGGACAGCCTGCGGGTGATGGTTGCCAATCTGAACGAGAAGATAGCCGAAGCGAACGAGAAGACCCGCATCGCGGCCGAGGAGTCCGAAAAGGCCAGGATCGCCACCCAGGAAGCCGAGGCCGCCAAGGAACAGGCCGAGCGCGCCAAGGCCGAAGGCATGCTCCACGCGGCCAACCAGCTCGAAGGCGTGGTGGAGATAGTCACTTCGGCCTCGGAAGAGCTCTCGGCCCAGATCGAGCAGTCGAGCCGGGGCTCCGAGGAGCAGTCCCGCCGCGTGGACGAGACGGCCACGGCCATGGAGGAGATGAACGCCACGGTGCTGGAAGTGGCCAAGTCCGCCTCCCACGCCGCTCACACCGCGGACGAGGCCAAGGCCAAGGCCGAGGACGGCTCCAGGGTGGTGGGCCAGGTGGTCAAGGGCATAGAAGACGTGCAGTACCAGTCCCAGGAGATGAAGGCCGACATGGGCACCCTGGGCAAGCAGGCCGAGGGCATCGGCCAGATAATGAACGTTATCTCCGACATCGCGGACCAGACCAACCTGCTGGCCTTAAACGCCGCCATCGAGGCCGCCCGCGCCGGAGAGGCCGGCCGGGGCTTCGCGGTTGTGGCCGACGAGGTGCGTAAGCTGGCCGAAAAGACCATGACCGCCACCAAGGAAGTGGGCGACGCCATCCGGGGCATCCAGGACGGCACGAAAAAGAACATCGAGAACGTGGAACGCTCCGCCAGAACCATCGAGGAGGCCACAGGCCTGGCCGTGAAGTCCGGCGAGTCCCTCATGGAGATCGTTAGGCTGGTGGAATCCACCTCGGACCAGGTGCGCTCCATCGCCACGGCATCGGAGCAGCAGTCTTCGGCCAGCGAGGAGATAAACCACAGCATCGAGGACGTGAGCCGCATCTCCTCCGAAACCTCGGACGCCATGCGCCAAAGCGCCCAGGCCGTGGGCGAGCTGGCCAACCAGGCCCAGATACTCAAGAACCTCATCGAAAACATGCAGGCCGAAGGCGGCGGCCAGAAGGCGCTTTCCTAG
- a CDS encoding bacteriohemerythrin has protein sequence MRDKKENFAGGFGARGVKDEELCAKSPILCTDKLFLSAFSFASIGMSLIAPDGQWIAVNNALCNLVGYSEAELLSKKFQDITHPEDVDEALTYFQQILSHERETYQREKRYIHKNGGIVFVLLNVSLVRDDDDKPLFFISQAQDITAQKKNESELIRLASEDYLTGVNTRRRFFDLGEREIARGGRFHESMTVLMIDIDEFKTINDTFGHAIGDDVLRSLASTCRNSLREIDVFGRLGGDEFAAVLLNTGQTRGRQIAERLRVNIEQTAVNTQRGTVRFTVSIGAVSFTGAGKSLEQRLNQADAALYEAKNAGRNTVKVIDDIEDLDETFARTRTGFIRLAWKDSYESGNELIDSQHRELFSFSNELLAALLDEKPKDVCEKLISDLTAHVAKHFRDEDALFRAVRYPDADKHTQMHTRLVQGMDKLTARFHQDQVSVGELFGFLAVDVISQHMLEEDRKFFPYVTG, from the coding sequence ATGAGAGACAAAAAAGAGAACTTCGCCGGAGGCTTTGGCGCTCGAGGAGTAAAAGACGAAGAACTCTGTGCCAAAAGCCCCATCCTGTGCACAGACAAGCTGTTTCTCAGCGCGTTCAGCTTCGCGTCCATAGGCATGTCGCTTATAGCGCCCGACGGCCAATGGATCGCTGTGAACAACGCGCTGTGCAATCTTGTCGGCTATTCGGAAGCCGAGTTGTTGTCCAAGAAGTTCCAGGACATCACCCACCCTGAAGACGTCGACGAGGCGTTAACCTACTTCCAGCAGATACTCTCCCACGAAAGAGAGACGTACCAGCGCGAGAAGAGATACATCCACAAGAACGGCGGCATTGTTTTTGTGCTGCTAAATGTCTCCCTGGTCCGCGATGACGATGACAAGCCCCTCTTCTTTATTTCCCAGGCGCAAGACATTACCGCCCAGAAGAAAAACGAGAGCGAGCTGATACGCCTCGCGTCAGAGGACTATCTGACCGGGGTGAACACCAGGCGGCGCTTCTTCGACCTTGGGGAGCGGGAGATCGCTCGCGGCGGGCGCTTCCATGAATCCATGACCGTGCTCATGATCGACATTGATGAATTCAAGACCATAAACGACACCTTCGGGCACGCCATAGGCGACGACGTTCTCAGAAGCCTGGCGTCGACGTGCAGGAATTCATTGCGGGAAATCGACGTCTTCGGCCGCCTGGGAGGAGACGAGTTCGCGGCTGTGCTCCTGAATACCGGCCAGACGCGCGGCAGGCAGATCGCCGAGCGTCTTCGCGTAAACATCGAGCAGACCGCTGTGAACACGCAGCGCGGAACTGTTCGCTTCACGGTGAGCATCGGCGCGGTCTCTTTCACCGGAGCGGGCAAGTCGCTTGAGCAACGCCTGAACCAGGCTGACGCAGCATTATACGAAGCCAAGAATGCCGGGCGAAACACCGTTAAAGTTATTGATGACATTGAGGACCTGGACGAAACTTTCGCCAGGACGCGGACGGGTTTTATTCGTCTTGCCTGGAAAGACTCCTACGAATCCGGAAACGAACTGATAGACTCGCAACACCGCGAACTGTTCAGCTTCTCCAATGAGCTTCTTGCCGCCCTTCTCGATGAAAAGCCCAAAGACGTGTGCGAGAAGCTGATCAGCGACCTTACCGCCCATGTGGCCAAGCACTTTCGCGACGAGGACGCCCTTTTCAGAGCAGTTCGCTATCCCGATGCCGACAAGCATACGCAGATGCATACGAGGCTCGTCCAGGGCATGGACAAGCTGACGGCTCGGTTTCACCAGGACCAGGTCTCCGTGGGAGAGCTCTTTGGTTTCCTGGCGGTGGACGTGATATCACAACACATGCTGGAGGAAGACAGGAAGTTCTTTCCCTACGTCACGGGCTGA
- a CDS encoding HD domain-containing protein, which translates to MSGFRPLSRKLATLVVATIVVVVAMAHVFSSRLFDTMTKESHDATVAMIVRLVEQGVRIQDNAQKLLEERMADKMKKAMGLLHESYENNPGNPRGMDLEGVIASAGGGMDLFVVDLSHTVVHTNFAKDLGLVIGEGDFALFLDGVLASGEYVLDRPILSFNDGIKQFAYQATKDRKFILEVGAPFRPSEGFHDILAFQNLARNIVGNASYVKSLEIFAQHHSTNFLNVNDTSSLLPPGARLAAATQAVQQGQQQMAAEDGRHFHYIPIAVDAGQPAKRVVELEMDDSNWAALRLRHVQMQVLVYAMLVLVGIAFSLWVAREVVRPISQLSTSVRKIAAGDLGTEVVAASNDEVGLLSQDINAMRKSIAELLEKLETANENLAFSYDVTIRAFLNALKFNESSTAEHSLRVNKVAMAIGRQMGLNQDQLTQLEWGSLLHDIGKLAIPNSILRKTGPLTQEELAIVRTHPAIAHEMLKEATFLEDALLVSLHHQEQFDGMGYPHGLAGTDIPLLARICTVADAYEAMTADRAYRRGRCHEEAVTELTRLSGTQFDPDIVAVFLSISRAEYS; encoded by the coding sequence ATGAGCGGATTCAGACCCCTCTCCAGAAAGCTGGCCACGCTCGTTGTTGCTACCATCGTGGTGGTCGTGGCTATGGCCCACGTCTTCTCCAGCAGGCTCTTCGACACCATGACCAAGGAAAGCCACGACGCTACCGTGGCCATGATCGTCAGGCTTGTGGAACAGGGGGTCCGCATCCAGGACAACGCCCAGAAGCTCCTGGAAGAGCGCATGGCGGACAAGATGAAGAAGGCCATGGGCCTTCTTCACGAGAGCTACGAGAACAACCCGGGCAATCCCCGGGGAATGGACCTTGAGGGCGTCATAGCCTCCGCTGGCGGCGGGATGGATTTGTTCGTGGTGGACCTCTCCCATACCGTCGTCCACACCAATTTCGCCAAGGACTTGGGCCTGGTCATCGGCGAGGGGGATTTCGCGCTGTTTCTTGACGGAGTGCTCGCCTCGGGCGAATACGTTCTGGACAGGCCGATCCTAAGCTTCAACGACGGCATAAAGCAGTTCGCCTACCAGGCCACCAAGGACCGCAAATTCATTCTCGAAGTGGGAGCGCCCTTTCGCCCGAGCGAGGGCTTTCACGACATACTCGCCTTTCAGAACCTGGCAAGAAACATCGTGGGCAACGCCTCCTACGTCAAAAGCCTGGAGATATTCGCCCAGCACCACTCCACCAACTTCTTAAACGTCAACGACACTTCCAGTCTTCTGCCTCCTGGAGCGCGCCTTGCCGCCGCCACCCAGGCGGTCCAGCAGGGCCAGCAGCAGATGGCGGCAGAAGACGGCAGGCATTTCCACTACATTCCCATAGCGGTCGATGCGGGCCAGCCCGCGAAGCGTGTGGTGGAGCTTGAGATGGACGATTCCAACTGGGCCGCCCTGCGCCTTCGCCACGTGCAGATGCAGGTGCTGGTGTACGCGATGCTCGTCCTGGTGGGGATCGCCTTCAGCCTGTGGGTGGCCAGAGAAGTTGTTCGCCCCATATCCCAGCTTTCCACCTCCGTTCGCAAGATCGCGGCCGGTGACCTGGGCACCGAGGTGGTCGCGGCCTCCAACGACGAGGTCGGCCTTTTAAGCCAGGACATCAACGCCATGCGCAAGAGCATCGCAGAGCTTCTGGAAAAGCTGGAGACAGCCAATGAGAACCTCGCCTTCTCCTACGACGTCACCATCCGCGCCTTCCTGAACGCGCTTAAGTTCAACGAATCAAGCACGGCCGAACATTCCCTGCGCGTCAACAAGGTGGCCATGGCCATCGGCAGGCAGATGGGGCTCAACCAGGATCAGCTGACCCAGCTGGAATGGGGGTCCCTGCTCCACGACATCGGCAAGCTGGCCATCCCCAACTCCATTCTGCGAAAGACCGGGCCGCTCACCCAGGAGGAGCTGGCCATCGTAAGAACCCACCCCGCCATCGCCCATGAAATGCTCAAAGAGGCAACCTTCCTTGAAGATGCCCTGCTGGTCTCTCTGCACCACCAGGAGCAATTCGACGGTATGGGATACCCGCATGGCCTGGCGGGAACGGACATCCCCCTGCTGGCCCGCATCTGCACCGTGGCCGATGCCTACGAGGCCATGACAGCGGACCGCGCCTACCGCCGGGGCCGATGCCACGAGGAGGCCGTGACCGAATTGACCAGACTCTCGGGCACCCAGTTCGACCCGGATATCGTGGCCGTTTTTTTGAGCATAAGCCGCGCCGAGTATTCCTGA
- a CDS encoding diacylglycerol kinase gives MNNKFISRIRSGYHPVRKIKVCLSGLRYAMRYDFSVAYKVYLSLVVIVVCFVMQQWVDSLLIILVTSLVLISELFNSAIESLCDFVEENENIKIKIIKDISAAAAGISIALWFLVLFVEMFRFLRYMLD, from the coding sequence ATGAACAATAAGTTTATAAGCAGAATCAGATCCGGATACCATCCGGTACGAAAGATCAAGGTGTGTCTTTCCGGACTGCGTTATGCCATGCGTTATGATTTTAGCGTGGCGTACAAAGTGTACCTGTCACTTGTCGTCATTGTTGTTTGTTTTGTAATGCAACAATGGGTTGACTCGTTACTTATAATCTTAGTTACGTCGTTGGTTCTCATTTCCGAGTTGTTCAACAGCGCCATAGAGTCCCTATGCGACTTTGTTGAAGAGAATGAAAACATAAAGATAAAGATAATAAAAGACATATCAGCCGCAGCAGCTGGAATAAGCATAGCCCTGTGGTTTCTTGTTTTGTTCGTGGAAATGTTTCGCTTCTTGCGCTACATGTTGGATTGA
- a CDS encoding HAD-IC family P-type ATPase gives MDNTMKWHSLPDDDVLSELKTTASGLTEDEALRRLRQYGTNTLSKDGSGSAWLIFWNQVNTPIGWLLIAAGALAVALNKPTDAVVVFGAVGINALIGFTQEYRAGKAIEALAAMVPETATVLRDGRSIALPAGELVPGDIVTLQSGDKVPADLRLVRVKSLLVEEAALTGESLPVAKSTQAVAQDAPLGDRFNMVFSGTLVLQGTATGVVVTTGNSTELGRINALLNQAKALETPLTRQLAKVTTGITAAVVVVVAVLISFGIWVKNAPVGESLMVAVSLAVAAIPEGLPAVVTICLAIGVRRMAARNAVVRHLPAVETLGSTTIICSDKTGTMTRNEMTVQAAWRDGQEYRVSGIGYEPVGAFEHGGVPLTDIPADLAELLTIAVLCNDATLRQEDGRWIITGDPTEAALVVAGQKAGLDANDHRSRHERLDVIPFESDTKYMATLNRIGSERRILLKGAPEIVMERSSLSAAEKILVNEAMDAYARQGMRVIAFAHKRDASVDHISPDLVESGMQFAGLVCMVDPPRTEVIDSIKTCHKAGITVKMITGDHPVTAEAIGRQLGLLQPGQEAMQGRDLDQLSEEQFTAAAEKCNVFARVAPEHKIRLVQALQSLRHVVAMTGDGVNDAPALKRADIGIAMGITGSAVSKEAAKIVLMDDNFSSITAAIEEGRRVYDNLIKSLAFVLPTNLGLACILSVAMFFFPTVQVGDVNELLMPMSPSQTLWINLIASVTLSIPLAFEALEPGVMRRMPRTPDEPAFSGFIVARLIIVATLMTAGACGLFLWDYFRNVGPEAVTSARHALAHSEAQTLCVTSITFTQVFYLLNCRSLRDSLFTQGIFSNPPIFIGIGLLLLLQACFVYLPPLQTLFGSAPLDGLAWLYAALTGALILPVISFEKWLRGRTSGTEGPSLVSRP, from the coding sequence ATGGATAATACAATGAAATGGCACTCTCTTCCCGATGATGATGTGCTCTCCGAGCTGAAAACAACGGCCAGCGGACTCACGGAAGATGAGGCCCTCCGTCGTTTGCGACAGTATGGGACGAACACCCTTTCAAAAGATGGTTCCGGCAGCGCATGGCTCATCTTTTGGAACCAGGTGAATACTCCCATCGGCTGGCTTTTGATCGCCGCGGGCGCGCTGGCTGTGGCGCTCAACAAACCAACCGATGCCGTTGTGGTGTTCGGAGCGGTGGGTATTAACGCACTCATTGGTTTTACCCAGGAGTACAGGGCTGGAAAAGCCATCGAAGCCCTTGCCGCCATGGTGCCCGAGACGGCGACCGTTCTGCGCGATGGCCGGTCCATCGCCTTGCCGGCCGGAGAGTTGGTCCCGGGAGACATCGTAACCCTGCAAAGTGGCGACAAGGTCCCAGCCGATCTCCGGCTGGTTCGGGTGAAGAGCCTTCTTGTCGAAGAAGCCGCCCTTACCGGCGAATCCCTGCCGGTGGCAAAGAGCACACAAGCCGTAGCCCAGGATGCTCCGCTGGGTGACCGTTTCAACATGGTCTTCAGCGGGACCCTTGTTCTGCAAGGCACTGCCACGGGTGTGGTCGTTACCACAGGAAACTCCACTGAGCTGGGTCGGATCAATGCGCTCCTGAACCAGGCCAAAGCGTTGGAGACCCCGCTCACCAGGCAATTGGCGAAGGTCACCACCGGGATAACCGCTGCGGTCGTGGTTGTGGTGGCGGTGCTGATCTCTTTTGGCATCTGGGTGAAGAACGCTCCGGTGGGCGAGTCCCTCATGGTTGCCGTGTCGCTTGCCGTCGCAGCCATCCCCGAGGGCCTGCCCGCTGTGGTCACCATCTGCCTGGCCATCGGTGTCCGGCGCATGGCCGCGCGAAATGCCGTGGTCCGGCACCTTCCCGCGGTCGAAACCCTGGGGTCCACAACCATCATCTGCTCCGACAAGACGGGCACCATGACCCGCAACGAGATGACGGTGCAGGCTGCCTGGCGCGATGGCCAGGAATACCGCGTGTCTGGAATAGGATACGAACCAGTGGGGGCGTTCGAGCATGGCGGGGTTCCCCTGACGGATATTCCCGCGGACCTTGCCGAGCTGTTGACGATCGCCGTGCTCTGCAACGACGCCACGCTGCGCCAGGAGGACGGCAGGTGGATCATCACAGGGGATCCGACAGAAGCCGCGTTGGTGGTGGCAGGTCAAAAAGCGGGCCTGGACGCCAACGATCATCGCAGCCGGCATGAACGGTTGGACGTGATCCCTTTCGAATCAGACACCAAATACATGGCCACCTTGAACCGGATCGGAAGCGAACGCCGCATTCTCCTCAAAGGCGCTCCGGAAATCGTCATGGAACGCAGCTCCCTGAGCGCTGCCGAAAAGATACTGGTGAATGAAGCCATGGATGCCTATGCCAGGCAAGGAATGCGGGTTATCGCCTTCGCCCACAAGCGGGATGCTTCAGTCGATCATATCTCACCTGATTTGGTGGAAAGCGGCATGCAGTTCGCAGGCCTGGTCTGCATGGTGGACCCTCCCCGCACCGAGGTGATCGATTCAATTAAAACGTGCCACAAGGCCGGAATCACGGTGAAGATGATCACCGGCGACCACCCCGTGACAGCCGAAGCCATCGGCCGGCAACTGGGCCTTTTGCAGCCAGGGCAAGAAGCCATGCAGGGGCGCGACCTGGACCAGCTCTCCGAGGAACAATTCACGGCCGCCGCCGAAAAGTGCAACGTCTTTGCCCGTGTGGCGCCCGAGCACAAGATCAGGCTGGTGCAGGCCCTCCAGTCGCTTCGCCATGTGGTGGCCATGACTGGCGACGGCGTCAATGACGCACCGGCGCTCAAGCGAGCGGACATCGGCATCGCCATGGGCATAACCGGTTCGGCGGTATCCAAGGAGGCTGCCAAGATCGTCCTGATGGACGACAACTTCTCCTCCATAACCGCCGCCATCGAGGAGGGCCGCCGGGTCTACGACAACCTCATCAAATCCCTGGCCTTTGTGCTGCCGACCAATCTGGGGCTGGCGTGCATCCTGTCCGTGGCCATGTTTTTTTTTCCTACTGTCCAGGTGGGCGACGTCAATGAGCTCCTGATGCCCATGTCCCCAAGCCAGACTCTCTGGATCAATCTGATAGCGAGCGTCACGCTTTCCATCCCTCTGGCCTTCGAGGCCTTGGAGCCAGGCGTCATGCGGCGCATGCCCCGCACTCCGGACGAACCCGCCTTTTCCGGCTTCATCGTAGCCCGTTTGATTATCGTTGCCACCCTGATGACCGCCGGGGCCTGCGGCCTGTTCCTGTGGGATTATTTCCGAAACGTCGGCCCTGAAGCGGTCACCAGCGCCCGGCACGCTCTGGCGCACTCCGAAGCGCAAACCCTCTGCGTGACCAGCATCACCTTCACCCAGGTATTCTACCTGCTCAACTGCCGCTCCCTGCGCGACTCTTTGTTTACCCAGGGTATTTTCAGCAACCCGCCCATTTTTATTGGCATAGGCCTCCTGCTGCTCCTCCAGGCCTGTTTTGTCTATCTGCCACCGCTCCAGACCCTTTTCGGCTCGGCGCCGCTTGATGGACTGGCCTGGCTCTATGCGGCATTGACCGGGGCTCTCATTCTGCCGGTCATCTCATTCGAGAAATGGCTGAGAGGGCGTACGAGCGGTACTGAAGGCCCAAGCCTGGTTTCGCGGCCCTGA